In Catharus ustulatus isolate bCatUst1 chromosome 29, bCatUst1.pri.v2, whole genome shotgun sequence, the following are encoded in one genomic region:
- the MEF2B gene encoding myocyte-specific enhancer factor 2B, which translates to MGRKKIQISRILDQRNRQVTFTKRKFGLMKKAYELSVLCDCEIALIIFNSTNRLFQYASTDMDKVLLKYTEYSEPHESRTNSDILETLKRKGLGLESHELELEEGPEPPGDRGRRSGEGVDLSLARPRFYSPVPLPEAAYGSSPPGTDTSLGSASSSPQAQGRSPAFRPTAAKPPGRSPGPLPPGLSYPLFPTASLSRALATKTPPPLFLGTEGRRGESQGGVASGRSGGSAER; encoded by the exons ATGGGCcggaaaaaaatccagatcaGCCGAATTTTGGATCAGCGGAACCGGCAG GTCACCTTCACCAAGCGGAAATTCGGGCTGATGAAGAAGGCGTACGAGCTGAGCGTGCTGTGCGACTGCGAGATCGCTCTGATCATCTTCAACAGCACCAACCGCCTGTTCCAGTACGCCAGCACCGACATGGACAAGGTGCTGCTCAAGTACACCGAGTACAGCGAGCCCCACGAGAGCCGCACCAACTCCGACATCCTCGAG ACGCTGAAGCGCAAAGGGTTGGGGCTGGAGAGCCacgagctggagctggaggaggggcCGGAGCCGCCCGGGGACAGGGGGAGAAGGAGCGGGGAGGGAGTGGATCTGTCGCTGGCGAGGCCGAGGTTTTAT agCCCGGTGCCGCTGCCCGAGGCCGCCTATGGCAGCTCCCCCCCGGGCACCGACAcgtccctgggcagtgccagcagctccccccAGGCCCAGGGCCGCTCTCCTGCCTTCAGACCCACAGCTGCAAAGCCACCAGGACGGTCCCCAGGGCCACTGCCCCCAG GTCTCAGCTACCCCCTGTTCCCCACCGCCAGCCTGAGCCGCGCTTTGGCCACCAAAACGCCACCACCGCTGTTCTTGGGGACCGAGGGTCGCCGTGGCGAGTCCCAGGGCGGAGTGGCGAGCGGCCGGAGCGGTGGCAGCGCCGAGCGGTGA